The uncultured Desulfatiglans sp. DNA window ATTTCCTTGATATTGGCCAAACCGGGACCCGCCGCGAAGCGGTGGGACTGAGCACGCGCAGCGTGTGAAGAAAAATCCTCATTTCCCGCTTGGAAACGGAGTCCTACCGCAAAATCATTTCCGGATGGACATCTAAGGAGATTCCGCCATGAAAAGGTTCATCAGGGTCATGAAGGCCCTGTCAGACGCGAACAGGGTCAAAATCCTCAAGATCCTCGAACATCGTCAAATGTGTGTGTGCGAAATACAGGCTGCCTTGGGCATCAGCCAGCCGACGGTTTCCAAACACTTGAAGATCCTTGCAGAGGCCGATCTGGTGGACTGCCGCAAAGACGGCCTCTGGGTCAATTATTTCCTGGCCGGAGACAACGCCAATCCCTTCGCCGAAATCATGCGGGGAAACCTGGCGCACTGGCTGAACGAAGAGCGGGAAATCGCCGAGATCGTCACCCGCCTGCCCCACATCCGGAGGGAAAATATCTGTCAACACGGGGGCCCTGCCAATCATGCAACATGCAAGAAATGTTCTTAACCGTCCATCCTCCGCAGGAGCGCTGCGCCCCGATTCCTCGAATGAAAAGGGACCTGCGGTGACCCGGTTGGCGCGTTTCTTCCTGGGCGGCCTTCTGGTCTACGCATCTATCGACAAGATCCTGAACCCCGGCGCTTTTGCCGAAGTCGTTTTCAATTACCGCATCCTGCCCGACGATTTGATCAACCTGACGGCCATCCTCCTTCCGCCGTTCGAACTGGTCCTCGGCACCCTGCTTCTTCTCGGACATTGGCTGGCCGGCGGCGTGCTGCTCTCGAGTTCCGTCTTGAGTGTGTTCTTCCTGGCCGTAGCCTTCAATCTTGCGCGCGGCCTCAACGTGGATTGCGGATGCTTCACGTCGTCCAGCGCGTCCGCCAGTCAGGCCGAGATGATCTGGTACGTCTTACGCGATGCCCTTTTCCTGGTTCCAGCCTTTTATCTCCTTTACCGCGTAAGGCAGGCAGACGGCACCCTTCCCGGCCGCACAAACGCGGCAGGCTCTTTCCGGCGCAGGGCCCTGCTGCAGGCGGCGTTCATCCTTATCCTTTCGGCGTCCTTCGCCTGGTGTGTCAACGCCCTTCGCCCCGAACCTCTCCCGTTGACGGAGAACTGGTCGCCGGCCTCCAGACTGGAGCTCGAAAACGGTGAGATCCTGACGATATCCTTGGAGGAAGCTGAGGAAGCCTTTGCGAACGGGGCGGCCTTCTTCGTGGATGCGAGGCCGACCGAGGCCTATCTTGCCGGACATATCCTTGGAGCCGTGAATCTTCCATGGGATCAATTCGATATCCTTTTCGAACCGGTCATGAGCCCCATTCCTCTCGACGCACTGATCATCACCTACTGCGACGGCGAAACCTGTGGTCTCGGGATCGAACTGGCACGTGCATTGTTGGGACAGGGATACAAAAACGTACGGGTTCTCATTAACGGCTGGTCTCTGTGGATCGCGCAACATCTCCCCACGGAGCCTTGACAGGCGGTCGAAAATCGACCGTCTGCCGCTTGCCCATGCCGTCTGCCACTGAGGCGCATTTATCGGTGCCCTCATCCCAAGGGATTCCGGAAGCCTTGTGCGGCGACCTGCAGGTCGCCAGCGCACAAATGCTTCGTTTCCTTAATTTGGACAAAGCGGGACCCGCTCCGAAGGACTGGGTCTGAGCACCCGAGGGTGCCCATAAAAAATCCTCTTTTCAGGACACGACCGGGGGATGGCAAACCTCACAAGGACGGACACCTTACAGAAAAAACGTGGTGGAAGAAAGGCCGGTGATCCGGGAAAAGATGCTCAGAAGCGGAGATCAGGAGCGGGTGATGTTGCGTGTGCGATCCACTCAGCGCAGCTCGCACACGCAACATCGCGAAAAGGCGCCGGGCTCACCCATCGAGGATGACCCGACAGAACGATTTAATAGGGATGGAACTCGCGGAGGTTGTACTCGCCTGTTTCTTTGAGCTCCTTGGAGTATCCCGTGATGACAAACTCGCCCGTGAACTGGTTGACAAAGGGGAATCCGGCCATGGCCCAACCGACCACGCCACCCTCGTATTTTTTGCCGTCTTTGGTCCCGTCCACGACGCAGTAGACATTCTTGTAGCCGTACTTATAAAGGAACCCGGCAACGTACTGGGCCCTGTGGGCGGTCCGGCAGAATACATAAATTTCGGCATTCGGGTCCGTGATCTTTTTCGGCAAGGTGTACATGTGCCCGGCGTGTACATGATCGGTCCCGCGGATATGGAACGCGTAAAATTCCGGATGGGTGCGGACATCCAGAAAATAGACCTTTTTCCGGTATTCCGGATCGGCCATGGCCTTGGTCCAGGCCTCGTGAAGCTTGAAGACATCGACGAGTCTGTCCGCCGGGATGGCAGAGGAAAATTCCTTGTGAACCGCCTTTTCCTGGTCCGCCAGCGGGTTGTCAGCCGCCGATGCCACGGCTGCAGCGGAAAACAAGAACAGAAACACGATAACAGAAACAGCCAGTTTTTTCATATGCCTTCCTCCATTTGAATTGAACGGATCCATGAAGCCCTTTGCCTGCGGAACACCTCCTTTCCGGGCCGGATATCTCCAAAGAATTGAGGAAACTATACGTCTTCCGTTTTCGTGGGTCAAGACTGTTCGCCCGCTGTAAAGAGGCACTCCCGCTCAGTCTTCAAAATGCCTCGGACCAAGAATCGCTGGGAAAGACCTCTATCGGATCGATGCATAGACGATGTCCAGAGCCCTCTGAACCCCGTAGGTCGGCAACAGACTGCAGCCCTTCGCCGGCCTAATGTGCCACAGGGCCTCCTCCCGGACGATCTCGACCCAGAAGTTCTGCATAAACCCATCCTCTCCCACAATGCATCGGATCATGGCCTTTTTCCGCACCGGGTCGTACAGGGTTTCCTTGAACGCAACCGCCGGATTCCCGTAGCAGCGCTGCGGCTCGAAGCGTGATGGATCGAAATGCTCCACGCGATAGGTGATCAAACCGATGTCCTCCTTCAGAGGCCAGGCCCAATGGCTGTGTTTCTTCAACCTCAGTTCGTAAAACACCTCCTGACCGGCCGAAAGCCACTTTTTCTCATACTTGGTGGAAAACTGCGGGCCAACACGCCGCGAATCCATCCGGAAGCCGGTATCCGGCACCTGCTCCTGCAGCCAGGCAAAATAAGCCGGGTCATCGGTCACGATGACCAGCTCGCCTTCTTCCATCAGGCGACTGTTCAGAAGACGCAGGAAATTTTGTGAAAACAGCCGGTTCTTGGCATGCCGCTGCTTGGGCCACGGACAAGGGAAAAGGCAGCATACGGATTCCACGGCGCGCTCCTGAAAGAGCCTCTCAAAAGCGAGGGCCGCGTCTACCCTCAGGATGCGAACGTTGGAGATCCCCGCAAAGGCAATTTTTCGCAGCGTACGCTTGACTGGAAGCCATCCGGTTTCAATACCGACGAAATGTTTGCCTGGGCAGGTTCGGGCCTGGGAAACCAGGTAGTCTCCGAGGCCGAATCCGATCTCCACCACGGGTAGCTCGCAGTCGCCGAATAGGTGCGCCCAGCGGAGCGGTCTATCCATCTCCATCCATGGCAGGATCGGTTCGAGGGAAAGATAGCTTCGGCCCATTTTTCTATTTATTATTCCAATCTTTTTATGATAATAAAGAAGGTTTAAAATGCGTTTCGTCTCAAAGACAGGAGCGCTTGTCCCTGCAGGTCCGCTCTTTGCGCATTTCACCGGGGTGCGGCTCAACAACGCATTGGCCATGAGCCTTCTACAGGGTACAGGCAGAAGGCACAAAGGCTCGTTTCGCCGGCGAAGATCCCCGGAGCGGCACCCGATCCGGGGCCGTCGGCTCCGTTCGTTTTCGCGGAAGCCGATTATAGGTCAATACCGGTCGCTTCTCAAGCCTCTCGGCCGGTGAGTACCCGTTCAGAAGAACCGCGTGCCGATCCGAGGATGAGATCAGCCGCCAGGTGTGAACAAGGAAAGGAGTTCAGACCCATGCCATCCAAGAGTTTAGAAGCCAGAGCCCAGCAGAAGATTCACTGGGAGACCAAACTGAATCAGCGGATTGCCGAACTGGTGGAAGCAGGACTCGATCAGGCCGGTATCGCCAAGGACGCAGCGGTCCGGAAGTTAAGAGCTACGCTCAGAGCCACCCAGAACCGCCTGGATGTGATCGACGGCTTGGAGCGGAAGAAAGAGGAAATGGCCCGCCTGAAGGCTGAAAAACTCGCCCAGCCCAAAGAGGACAAGGGCGAAAAGAAAAGAAGGAAGCAGGAAGAGGAAGAGCAAGCCGTCAGCAAAAGGCAGCAGAAGAAGCAGAAGAAAAAGGAAGGCAAGGCTCAACCGGCAGCCTAGCCCCTTCTCGGAATCGTCTCTCGTTTCCATCCAGAGAAGGCCATTGGCTGGAGTTTCGATGGACACTCTTCTCGGGGCATTCGGCTCTTCAGGCCGATTACGGGTATAGAGAAGCTTGACTTCCTCCCTCCCGCCTTGGTGTCCGCCCGGAAGCGGGGGCTGTCCTGCGGATGCCCTTGCCGAGAGAGACGGATGACGTGGCAAAGCGCCGGGTCCGGGCAGCCGGTGCAGAGCAAGAGAGAGATGCCCCTCAGGCGGCGGGCTCGGGCAGGGGATCATCGAAAAGAGGAATCCCTGCCCGCGGACGTGAGTCCCCCTGGAAATCCCGCCCGATCCCCACGGGGCCTTGCACAGGAAAGGAGAGAGGGAATGGACACAAACGGTCTGATCGACATCATCCGGCGGCGTCTTGCACTGCCCCCGGAAGACTTCGAACAGATTGCTGCGAATCCAAAGTATCAGCGCCTTTTCGCCAATGCCCTGAAAGCCAGTTCATATCAGCTGATCGCCGAGGTCGTTCAATCTGAAGGATGCCACTCGGGCCATGTCGTCGGACAGCGTCTGGTCTTCGATTCATCCGGAAACCTTCTCACCCGGGAATCGCCGGAGCGCATCTGCGCCTTCTTGATGCCGAACCTGACCACCCTGATCAACGCCTTTTTCGAAAATCTGATGAACGGCCGTGACCCGAACGAGGTCATGTTCAACCGGACGGGCTGCTTTGACGTCGGGCCTGCCTGCGGCGGCTGGGGGCATGTCGTGGTGGAAATGCGCGCGGAGATCCGCCCTTCTTCGCGGCCTCTGGAACCCGTAAGAAAATAGCCCGCTCAAACGGTGCGGGTTGCCGGGCCTCTGGGGTAAAACAGGCCATCCATCCATTGAACCACCGATCTCCGCTCACTCACTGAGGCATCCGCTGAGCCCCCTCTGAGGGCCGGCCTTGGATCTGCTGAAGCGCATCATCCTGTGAATCGTACAGACCTCAGAACGCCCTGCTCATTCTTCGCAAAACGCGCTTTTCCGCACCTGCAATGTATCAGGTGGATCATTTTTATCCGGCCACCCGTTTTTGATGGATAAAAATGATCCACATCTTCATCCAATCCTGTCAGACCCCGCTCTCCTGAACCAGCCGCGCTCGCTATTGCCCTTTCTGAACATTCCCACCCCTTTTTCTGGAGTTCCTTCCTACAAGATTACGACGGTTCTTTTAGCGGCCTCCGACCGCTCCGTCCCTGGCAACGCAGAGGGACAAACGCTGTCAGGCCTGCATCAAGGAAGCCGAGCAGGGATCCGATGGCACCCGGCAGGCACCGCTCGATCCACCAGGTGGTCGGACGGACGAGGAAGCATCCGTTACAAGAGAATTCCCTGGTCAGAATTTGGCACGCCGCTTGCAAATCCATTTCGACAACATCAAACCCAATCATAAGGAGGTTTTATCATGAAAAAGGCAGGAATGGTTTTGGGAGTTCTCTTGCTGGTCGGAGCCTTGGCCTACCCCGTCTTCGCCTGGGGACCCGGACGAGGCGGCTTCGGATCCGGCTTCGGCGACGGGTATGGACCCTGCCGTGATGGAGGAGCCGCCGCGGCGAATCTTACCGACGATCAGCGGGTCCAGCTGGATGAACTACACCAGAGATTCTACAATGAGACGAACGAAATCCGAAACCAGATGTGGACCAAGCAGCGTGAGCTGAGCACCGTCATGAACGCCGACACACCTGATCTCGAAAAAGCCAAGGGCCTCCAGCGCGAGCTGAACGGCCTCAAAGGGCAAATGGCCGAAAAACGCCTCGAATACGACATAGAGGCCCGCAAGATCGCTCCTGAAGCGGGGAACTTCAGGGCGGGAAAGGGATACGGAAAAGGCTTGAGAGGCGGCAAGGGCGGATATGGACGGTGTTGGAATTGATCGAGAACTCTTCCGGTATCGGGGCTTCCGGCCTTAGCCGGAAGACCTGGTACCGAGGAGGGTACGATGGCACCCCATGGGCCTTCGAGGAGGCAAACCAATACTGGGGACCAGCTGATTCAGAGACTTTTTCCACTACACCGAAACGGCACCCGGCATGGACCGGGGCCGAAAAGCAAACCGGAATCGGAGGCGCATGCCTCCGATTCCGATCTCAACCGACAAGCATTATTGGAAGATTCTTGATGCCCTGCAGCACCTTTTGGGAAACACTCCCCAGAAAAAATTCCTTGAAGGCCGAGAGACCCTTGCGGCCCATCACCACCACATCATAGCCCGCTTCGGCCTCATGGATGATGTCTCGAGCGACACCGTCCTTCTGCGGTTCGACTTTCATGTGAACATGCTCCGGTTGAAACCCGGACTCCACGAGCATATCCTTGGCTTTCATCACGGCCGTCTGGACCAGTTGACGCTTCTGCTCTTCGACCTCACAAAAGGCATTTTTCTGGGCAGCGAAGTAAGGCGTCACCCCACCGCCCTCCAGTTCGCATGCGGCCGCCAGATTCGGGAGAACGCTGAAAAGGGTGACATCATGGTCTTTACTGAAGGTTTCGGAAAGAAATTGAACCGCCCTAATCGAGTTTTCAGAATAATCCATCGCGACCAGCACCTTCTTGCCCATAGAACACCTCCTCCTGCAGAGCCCTTTCACGAATGAGTTTCCATCCGGAAATGGTCTTTTTGGCCAATCTCGGCGTCAATCTGCACGTTTGCTTGTGCGGCGACCTGCAGGTCGCCTCCGCACAAACGCNTTGGCCAATCTCGGCGTCAATCTGCACGTTTGCTTGTGCGGCGACCTGCAGGTCGCCTCCGCACAAACGCTTGATTTCCTTGATATTGGCCAAACTGGGACCCGCCGCGAAGCGGTGGGACTGAGCACCCGAAAGGTGTGAAGAAAAATCCTCATTTCCGGATTGGAAACTGAGTCCTACCGCGAAATCATTTCCGGATGAACACGAATTAGGGGCCGGCCAACTTATCTGCGATGCCGGCCGACTCTTGCCCGGTATTTCATTTCCATTCGACGCGAATATCAGCACCCTTCTGAAGCCGCTGCTGCCGCTATCCTCTTTTCATCCAAAACGGGGCCCTGCGTCGGGCACCCCGTCACGAAAACAGCCCGGCACAAGCCAAAGCGCCTTTTCCACCTGGACCTTACCGTGTGATTTTAAAGAAGGTCGCCCCCGAAATCAAGGGTTATCCCCGGGACGGCTCCTCTTGGATCACGGGCTTCACCCCGGATCCGGATCCGTCTTTCGCGCTGCCTCCTGCCGGTGGAGTTGCAATCGTCGCTGTCCGGTCTTAGTTTATTTTAAATGCGGTCAGCGAAACTTCGCTGATACGCCATGCATCCACAGCATGAGGCGGCTGGCCCACCGTCGGGAAGAGATCAACCGGCTCCCGCTCCGAGGAGCATCGAATGGAAGAGGAAGAAACCCGGTGCAGATTCTTCTGGAGAGTTCGGGAACCCTCTTAGACTTCGGCTCTTGAATCCCGTTTTTGCAGAATGACTTGACGCTTTGCCGGTATGGGAGAGTGCGTTTTTTTCAGGGGACTGCCGCGATTCAGCGCAGGGGCCGACCGGCACGCCGCGGCGGGGTCGCTGGAAACGTGGGATTATCCTGTGTCGGATGAGTAAACATCCCTATGGAGGTATTTGAGATGGAGCAAAAGACCTTTTCGATCCCCAACATCAGCTGCGGACACTGTGTCAAGACGATTCAGCGCGAATTGCTGGAGATCCCCGGCGTAACCGGCGTGGAGGGAGACCCGGGCCTCAAGTCCGTCGTCGTCCACTGGGAAGCGCCTGCCACGCTCGATAAGATCAAGGCGACGCTCGAGGAAATCCATTATCCCCCAAGCGAATAAGGCTTCAGCATGACCGAGAAAACCATCGATCTGCCGATCACGGGCATGACCTGTGCGAATTGTGCCATAACCATCGAACGGACCCTTGGACGTCTCGATGGCGTTCACCGGGCGCAGGTCAACTTCGCCTCGGAACGGGCAACCATCACCTACGATCCGCAAGCCCTATCGATCGACGCGATCATCCGGCAGATCGAACAGGCGGGATACGGTGTGGCCAAGGCGTCCGCGGAGTTTCCCGTCACAGGAATGACCTGCGTCAACTGCGCCGCGAACATCGAGCGGGCATTGAAGAAGAAGGTTCCCGGGGTATTGAACGCCGCCGTGAACTTCGCCGCCGAGCGCGTCCATGTCGACTATGTCCCAGGATTGACCGGCATCGATGACATCCTTTCAGCTGTCGAAGCGGCGGGATACGGCGCACTCCGGCCGGAGGATACCGCTGAGGGCGACGATGCCGAGCAGGCTGCACGCAGGGCCGAGATTGCGGACCAAACCCGGAAATTCATGGTGGGCGCCATTTTCACCGCCCCCCTGTTCTTTCTCAGCATGGGACGGGATTTCGGTCTTTTCGGCCCCTGGAGCCATGCCGCCTGGGTCAACTGGCTGCTGTTCGCGCTGGCCACCCCCGTCCAGTTTTTCACCGGGTGGGATTACTACACCGGCGGCTGGAAAAGCCTCCGCAACCGGAGCGCCAACATGGACGTGCTGGTGGCGATGGGCTCCTCAGTCGCGTATTTTTATTCCCTTGCCCTTCTTTTCTATCCCCCGCTCGGTGAACATGTCTACTTCGAGACCTCCGCGGTCATCATCACCCTGATCAAGCTCGGCAAGATGCTCGAGGCACGGACCAAGGGGAAGACGGGCGGCGCCATCCGCAAGCTCATGGACCTGCGCCCGAAGACCGCTACAATTCGAACGGACGGGGAGGAGAAGCAGATTCCGCTCACCATGGTGCAAGTCGGCGATACGCTCGTGGTCAGGCCAGGAGAAAGCATCCCCGTCGACGGGGTAGTCCTCGAGGGCGCCTCTGCGGTCGACGAGTCCATGCTGACGGGCGAACCTTTGCCGGTCGATAAATCCCAGGGGGATTCCCTTGCCGGCGGCACCATCAACGGAGAGGGACTGCTCCTTTTCCGTGCGACGCGAGTCGGGAGGGATACGGCGCTTGCCAGGATCATCCGGCTGGTTCAGGAAGCGCAGGGCAGCAAAGCGCCCATCCAGGCCCTGGCGGATCGAGTGGCGGCGATCTTCGTTCCGGGCGTCATCCTGATCGCTTTCGGGACCTTTTTCCTCTGGTGGGCGGTCGGTGGGGCGTTCGTGCCCGCCATGATCCGACTGGTCGCGGTCCTGGTCATTGCCTGCCCCTGTGCACTGGGTCTGGCAACCCCCACCGCCATGATGGCCGGCACGGGTAAAGGGGCCGAACAGGGAATCCTGTTCAAGAAAAGCGAGGCACTGGAAAGCGCGACCAAGCTCGACACCATCGTATTCGATAAAACGGGAACCCTAACCATCGGGAAACCTCTGGTAGCCGATATCGTCCCTGTAGAGCCGTCCTCATTCGGCAGCGAAGCCCTTTTGAAATTGGCCGCATCCCTCGAGCGAGGCTCCGAGCACCCCTTGGGCCGCGCCATGGTGCAGGAAGCTGAGGAAAGGCGCATCGAACTTTCGAAGCCCGAGGCCTTCAGCGCCGCCCGTGGCATGGGGGTGAGCGGCCGCGTCGATGGACGCGCGGTCATGGTTGGAAAACCAGGCTGGTTCGAAGAGCAGGGCCTCGATCTGACCCCTGTTACGGACGCCCTGCAGGCCCTTCGCGGCGAAGGGAAAACGGTGATGCTGGTCGTGGTCGAAAACCGCCCGGCCGGATTGATCGCTGTGGCGGATCGCGTCAAGCCGGAGGCCGCGGATGCCGTTCAAGCGCTTCATGCCACCGGTCTGCGGGTGGTGATGCTCACGGGCGACAATCGTGAGACGGCGGAGGCTATAGCCGGGGAAGTCGGGATCGACGATGTGGTGGCTGAGGTCAGGCCAGAAGACAAATCTGCTCGGATCAAGGCCATGCAGGACAGCGGGCACCGCGTCGGGATGGTGGGCGACGGCATCAACGACGCGCCGGCCCTGGCCCAGGCCGACGTCGGACTGGCTATCGGGACAGGGACGGATGTCGCCATCGAAACGGCGGATGTCATCCTGGCAAGCGGGAGGCTGAAGGGCGTGCCCAACGCGATCGGTTTG harbors:
- the copA gene encoding Copper-exporting P-type ATPase A, with product MTEKTIDLPITGMTCANCAITIERTLGRLDGVHRAQVNFASERATITYDPQALSIDAIIRQIEQAGYGVAKASAEFPVTGMTCVNCAANIERALKKKVPGVLNAAVNFAAERVHVDYVPGLTGIDDILSAVEAAGYGALRPEDTAEGDDAEQAARRAEIADQTRKFMVGAIFTAPLFFLSMGRDFGLFGPWSHAAWVNWLLFALATPVQFFTGWDYYTGGWKSLRNRSANMDVLVAMGSSVAYFYSLALLFYPPLGEHVYFETSAVIITLIKLGKMLEARTKGKTGGAIRKLMDLRPKTATIRTDGEEKQIPLTMVQVGDTLVVRPGESIPVDGVVLEGASAVDESMLTGEPLPVDKSQGDSLAGGTINGEGLLLFRATRVGRDTALARIIRLVQEAQGSKAPIQALADRVAAIFVPGVILIAFGTFFLWWAVGGAFVPAMIRLVAVLVIACPCALGLATPTAMMAGTGKGAEQGILFKKSEALESATKLDTIVFDKTGTLTIGKPLVADIVPVEPSSFGSEALLKLAASLERGSEHPLGRAMVQEAEERRIELSKPEAFSAARGMGVSGRVDGRAVMVGKPGWFEEQGLDLTPVTDALQALRGEGKTVMLVVVENRPAGLIAVADRVKPEAADAVQALHATGLRVVMLTGDNRETAEAIAGEVGIDDVVAEVRPEDKSARIKAMQDSGHRVGMVGDGINDAPALAQADVGLAIGTGTDVAIETADVILASGRLKGVPNAIGLSRLTMATVKQNLFWAFFYNVALIPVAAGILAPFEAFPEFLRHLHPILAALAMATSSVTVVSNSLLLYRGKTL
- a CDS encoding hypothetical protein (Evidence 5 : Unknown function), yielding MSFHPEMVFLANLGVNLHVCLCGDLQVASAQTXWPISASICTFACAATCRSPPHKRLISLILAKLGPAAKRWD
- a CDS encoding conserved hypothetical protein (Evidence 4 : Unknown function but conserved in other organisms); translation: MPSKSLEARAQQKIHWETKLNQRIAELVEAGLDQAGIAKDAAVRKLRATLRATQNRLDVIDGLERKKEEMARLKAEKLAQPKEDKGEKKRRKQEEEEQAVSKRQQKKQKKKEGKAQPAA
- the copP gene encoding COP-associated protein yields the protein MEQKTFSIPNISCGHCVKTIQRELLEIPGVTGVEGDPGLKSVVVHWEAPATLDKIKATLEEIHYPPSE
- a CDS encoding conserved hypothetical protein (Evidence 4 : Unknown function but conserved in other organisms); amino-acid sequence: MANALLSRTPVKCAKSGPAGTSAPVFETKRILNLLYYHKKIGIINRKMGRSYLSLEPILPWMEMDRPLRWAHLFGDCELPVVEIGFGLGDYLVSQARTCPGKHFVGIETGWLPVKRTLRKIAFAGISNVRILRVDAALAFERLFQERAVESVCCLFPCPWPKQRHAKNRLFSQNFLRLLNSRLMEEGELVIVTDDPAYFAWLQEQVPDTGFRMDSRRVGPQFSTKYEKKWLSAGQEVFYELRLKKHSHWAWPLKEDIGLITYRVEHFDPSRFEPQRCYGNPAVAFKETLYDPVRKKAMIRCIVGEDGFMQNFWVEIVREEALWHIRPAKGCSLLPTYGVQRALDIVYASIR
- a CDS encoding putative integron gene cassette protein (Evidence 3 : Putative function from multiple computational evidences), which gives rise to MDTNGLIDIIRRRLALPPEDFEQIAANPKYQRLFANALKASSYQLIAEVVQSEGCHSGHVVGQRLVFDSSGNLLTRESPERICAFLMPNLTTLINAFFENLMNGRDPNEVMFNRTGCFDVGPACGGWGHVVVEMRAEIRPSSRPLEPVRK
- a CDS encoding UspA domain protein; the protein is MGKKVLVAMDYSENSIRAVQFLSETFSKDHDVTLFSVLPNLAAACELEGGGVTPYFAAQKNAFCEVEEQKRQLVQTAVMKAKDMLVESGFQPEHVHMKVEPQKDGVARDIIHEAEAGYDVVVMGRKGLSAFKEFFLGSVSQKVLQGIKNLPIMLVG
- a CDS encoding Rhodanese-like sulfurtransferase (modular protein); amino-acid sequence: MQHARNVLNRPSSAGALRPDSSNEKGPAVTRLARFFLGGLLVYASIDKILNPGAFAEVVFNYRILPDDLINLTAILLPPFELVLGTLLLLGHWLAGGVLLSSSVLSVFFLAVAFNLARGLNVDCGCFTSSSASASQAEMIWYVLRDALFLVPAFYLLYRVRQADGTLPGRTNAAGSFRRRALLQAAFILILSASFAWCVNALRPEPLPLTENWSPASRLELENGEILTISLEEAEEAFANGAAFFVDARPTEAYLAGHILGAVNLPWDQFDILFEPVMSPIPLDALIITYCDGETCGLGIELARALLGQGYKNVRVLINGWSLWIAQHLPTEP
- a CDS encoding conserved exported hypothetical protein (Evidence 4 : Unknown function but conserved in other organisms), translated to MKKAGMVLGVLLLVGALAYPVFAWGPGRGGFGSGFGDGYGPCRDGGAAAANLTDDQRVQLDELHQRFYNETNEIRNQMWTKQRELSTVMNADTPDLEKAKGLQRELNGLKGQMAEKRLEYDIEARKIAPEAGNFRAGKGYGKGLRGGKGGYGRCWN
- a CDS encoding hypothetical protein (Evidence 5 : Unknown function), with protein sequence MANLGVNLHVCLCGDLQVASAQTLDFLDIGQTGTRREAVGLSTRKV
- a CDS encoding Rhodanese domain protein, translated to MKKLAVSVIVFLFLFSAAAVASAADNPLADQEKAVHKEFSSAIPADRLVDVFKLHEAWTKAMADPEYRKKVYFLDVRTHPEFYAFHIRGTDHVHAGHMYTLPKKITDPNAEIYVFCRTAHRAQYVAGFLYKYGYKNVYCVVDGTKDGKKYEGGVVGWAMAGFPFVNQFTGEFVITGYSKELKETGEYNLREFHPY
- a CDS encoding Transcriptional regulator, ArsR family; the protein is MKRFIRVMKALSDANRVKILKILEHRQMCVCEIQAALGISQPTVSKHLKILAEADLVDCRKDGLWVNYFLAGDNANPFAEIMRGNLAHWLNEEREIAEIVTRLPHIRRENICQHGGPANHATCKKCS